Proteins co-encoded in one Paraburkholderia edwinii genomic window:
- a CDS encoding SDR family oxidoreductase → MGTPQKVFITGASSGIGLALAAEYVRRGAILGLVARRRDALARFRDAHPQHPILIYAADVRDADALANATQDFFAKHGCPDIVIANAGVSRGTITGLGDLQAFRDVMDTNYYGMVATFEPFAAEMAAARKGTLVGISSVAGVRGLPGSGAYSASKAAARTYLESLRVEMRPRGVSVVTIAPGFIRTPMTARNPYPMPFLMDVERFAHAAARAIEQKKRYVVLPWQMRFVAMMLHAVPRWLYDAAMKKAPHKPRSKGD, encoded by the coding sequence ATGGGCACACCACAAAAGGTCTTCATTACCGGCGCATCGAGCGGCATCGGCCTCGCGCTCGCCGCCGAATACGTGCGGCGCGGCGCGATTCTCGGCCTCGTCGCGAGGCGCCGGGACGCGTTAGCGCGTTTCCGCGACGCCCATCCCCAGCATCCCATCCTGATCTACGCCGCCGACGTCCGCGATGCAGATGCGCTCGCGAACGCCACGCAAGACTTCTTCGCGAAGCATGGCTGCCCCGATATCGTGATCGCGAATGCCGGCGTGAGCCGCGGCACGATCACCGGTCTTGGCGACCTGCAGGCGTTCCGCGACGTGATGGACACCAACTACTACGGCATGGTCGCCACCTTCGAGCCGTTCGCGGCCGAAATGGCGGCGGCGCGCAAAGGCACGCTCGTCGGCATCTCGAGCGTCGCGGGCGTGCGCGGCCTGCCCGGCTCGGGCGCATATAGCGCATCGAAGGCGGCGGCGCGCACGTATCTCGAGTCGCTGCGCGTCGAGATGCGGCCGCGCGGCGTCTCGGTCGTGACGATCGCGCCTGGCTTTATCCGCACGCCGATGACGGCGCGCAACCCGTACCCGATGCCGTTTCTGATGGACGTCGAGCGGTTCGCGCATGCCGCCGCTCGTGCGATCGAGCAGAAGAAGCGCTACGTGGTGTTGCCATGGCAGATGCGCTTCGTCGCGATGATGTTGCATGCGGTGCCGCGCTGGCTTTACGATGCGGCGATGAAGAAGGCGCCGCACAAGCCGCGCTCCAAGGGCGATTAA
- a CDS encoding helical backbone metal receptor, producing the protein MSEHIVDAAGNRHTTAGDEARIVSLVPSITELLFALGLDQQIVGRTGFCVHPRERVRAVPKVGGTKSVRIDAVRALKPTHAIVNIDENERTTVDELRAFVPHIVVTHPLVPEDNRALFALLGAIFDRQQAAQRLTEALNTQLEAAQAHHWPPQRVLYVIWRDPWMTVARDTYISAMLRLVNWHTLPAVDGGAAGAQRYPAFDLSVPWLDGIDRILLSTEPYRFTQSHCDALAQALQAVGKSTGKLTRKHAGKRIELIDGEQVSWYGSRAIEGIGYLRRYASRH; encoded by the coding sequence ATGAGCGAGCACATAGTCGATGCAGCCGGAAACAGGCACACCACGGCGGGCGACGAGGCTCGCATCGTCTCGCTTGTGCCGAGCATCACCGAACTGCTGTTCGCGCTCGGCCTCGATCAACAGATTGTCGGCCGCACCGGCTTTTGCGTGCACCCACGCGAACGCGTGCGCGCGGTGCCCAAAGTGGGCGGCACGAAGTCCGTGCGCATCGACGCCGTGCGCGCGCTGAAGCCGACGCATGCGATCGTCAATATCGACGAAAACGAACGAACGACCGTCGACGAATTGCGCGCGTTCGTGCCGCATATTGTCGTCACCCATCCGCTCGTGCCTGAAGACAATCGCGCCTTGTTCGCACTGCTCGGCGCGATCTTCGACCGGCAACAAGCCGCTCAACGCCTCACCGAAGCGTTGAACACGCAACTCGAAGCAGCCCAGGCACACCACTGGCCGCCGCAACGCGTGCTGTACGTGATCTGGCGCGACCCATGGATGACGGTTGCGCGCGACACCTACATTTCCGCGATGCTGCGTCTCGTGAACTGGCACACGCTGCCGGCCGTCGATGGCGGTGCCGCCGGCGCGCAGCGTTATCCGGCCTTCGACCTCAGCGTGCCGTGGCTCGACGGCATCGACCGCATCCTGCTCTCGACCGAGCCCTACCGCTTCACACAATCGCATTGCGACGCACTCGCGCAAGCGCTTCAGGCTGTCGGCAAAAGCACGGGCAAACTCACACGCAAACACGCCGGCAAGCGCATCGAACTGATCGATGGCGAGCAGGTATCGTGGTACGGCTCGCGCGCGATTGAAGGCATTGGCTACCTGCGGCGCTATGCTTCGCGGCACTAA
- a CDS encoding ABC transporter substrate-binding protein, whose amino-acid sequence MRFTPSAASAAAAVALSAAVLFATPTLAFAKPLTVCTEASPDGFDVVQFNSLVTTNASADVIFNTLVGFDEASRKVVPSLADKWEISADGLTYTFHLRPNVQFQTTGYFKPTRPLDADDVVFTFSRMLDDSNPWHKVAGANGFPHAQSMGLPKLVKSIAKVDNQTVKIELTEPDAPFLAVLSMGFASIYSAEYADQLLKAGKQTDLNAKPIGTGPFMLKSYTKDAVIRYDVNPNYWGPKPKVDRLIYAITPDAAVRAQKVKAGECQIALSPKPEDIAAAKTDKSLKVVQTPAFMTAFVALNTEKKPLDNQKVRAALNMAFDRATYLKVVFNDTAMPAVNPYPPNTWSYDKAVKPWPYDIAKAKKLLADAGYPNGFSTTIWTRPTGSSLNPNPKAGAELLQADFAKIGVKADVRVIEWGELIRDAKQGHHDSLFMGWAGDNGDPDDYLTPLFSCNGVKSGINFSRFCDPDLDKLIDQGKRTSDQAKRTKAYEAAQQIIHDAALWIPLGYPTATVITTKNVSGYQVSAFGRQNFTGVNVQ is encoded by the coding sequence ATGCGCTTTACGCCGTCCGCTGCCTCTGCTGCCGCCGCTGTTGCCCTATCCGCCGCCGTGCTGTTCGCCACGCCCACGCTCGCGTTCGCGAAGCCGCTGACCGTCTGCACCGAGGCAAGCCCTGACGGCTTCGACGTCGTCCAGTTCAACTCGCTGGTCACGACCAATGCCTCGGCCGACGTGATCTTCAACACGCTTGTCGGGTTTGACGAAGCGTCGAGGAAAGTCGTGCCGAGCCTCGCCGACAAATGGGAGATCAGCGCCGACGGACTCACGTACACGTTCCATCTGCGTCCGAACGTGCAGTTCCAGACCACCGGCTACTTCAAGCCGACGCGCCCGCTCGATGCCGACGACGTCGTCTTCACCTTCAGCCGCATGCTCGACGACAGCAACCCGTGGCACAAAGTGGCAGGCGCAAACGGCTTTCCGCATGCGCAATCGATGGGTCTCCCGAAGCTCGTCAAGTCGATCGCGAAAGTTGATAACCAGACGGTTAAGATCGAGCTGACCGAACCCGACGCCCCGTTCCTGGCGGTGCTGTCAATGGGCTTCGCTTCGATCTATTCGGCCGAATACGCGGACCAGCTGCTCAAGGCCGGCAAGCAGACCGACCTCAACGCGAAGCCGATCGGCACCGGCCCCTTCATGCTGAAGAGCTACACGAAGGATGCGGTGATCCGCTACGACGTCAATCCGAACTACTGGGGGCCGAAGCCGAAGGTCGACCGTCTGATCTACGCGATCACGCCGGACGCCGCTGTACGCGCGCAGAAGGTCAAGGCAGGCGAATGCCAGATTGCGCTGTCGCCGAAGCCGGAGGACATTGCCGCCGCGAAAACCGACAAGTCGCTGAAGGTCGTGCAGACGCCGGCCTTCATGACCGCCTTCGTTGCGCTGAACACGGAGAAGAAGCCGCTCGATAACCAGAAGGTGCGCGCGGCGCTGAACATGGCATTCGATCGCGCGACCTACCTGAAGGTGGTGTTCAACGATACCGCGATGCCGGCGGTCAATCCGTATCCGCCGAACACATGGAGCTACGACAAGGCCGTGAAGCCGTGGCCCTATGACATCGCGAAGGCAAAGAAACTGCTTGCCGACGCAGGCTATCCGAACGGCTTTTCGACAACAATCTGGACACGCCCGACGGGCAGTTCGCTGAATCCGAACCCGAAGGCCGGCGCGGAACTGTTGCAAGCGGACTTTGCGAAGATCGGTGTGAAGGCCGACGTGCGGGTGATCGAATGGGGTGAACTGATTCGCGATGCGAAGCAGGGCCACCATGACTCGCTATTCATGGGCTGGGCCGGCGACAACGGCGACCCCGACGACTATCTGACGCCGCTTTTCAGTTGCAATGGCGTGAAGTCGGGCATCAATTTCTCGCGCTTCTGCGACCCGGACCTCGACAAACTGATCGATCAGGGCAAGCGCACGTCCGACCAGGCGAAGCGCACGAAGGCGTATGAAGCGGCGCAGCAGATCATTCACGATGCGGCGCTGTGGATTCCGCTCGGCTACCCCACTGCCACGGTGATTACCACGAAGAACGTGAGCGGCTATCAGGTGAGCGCATTTGGGCGGCAGAACTTTACGGGAGTGAATGTGCAGTAA
- a CDS encoding FliI/YscN family ATPase translates to MKLSPHLAPVLTGEPMLYGRVAEARGVVVRAVGVSLRIGEMVRLVRPDTLDMQMGEVVGFTDDGALVMPLDGLAGLSNITQVHGCGLTWGRFDPLDLLGRAVDGLGRPLDGGRVLREASGAAQGGAALASINPLERPVIAKPFATGVRAIDALLTCGVGQRVGIFAPAGGGKSTLMGMIANGADVDAIVVALIGERGREVSEFIHDHLSDRRDSSVVVASTSERPAAERLKAAELACEVASGLRASGRRVLLLFDSLTRYARALREVGLAVGEPPVRRGYPPRVFAELPKLIESAGLTHEGSVTAFFTVLAEDEELSDPIAEEARSLLDGHIQLSSKLGGAGHYPAIDILKSKSRVMTRVTDVAHRQDADRVRGWMSRYQELELLLQIGEYQRGSDAASDMAIDRYPEIVRFLRQRYDEQCEVGQTRSMLRALCGAAPAR, encoded by the coding sequence GTGAAGCTTTCCCCGCATCTCGCTCCGGTTCTAACTGGTGAACCGATGCTTTACGGGCGCGTCGCCGAAGCGCGCGGCGTGGTCGTGCGAGCGGTCGGCGTGTCGTTACGGATCGGCGAAATGGTCCGTCTTGTGCGGCCTGACACGCTCGATATGCAGATGGGCGAAGTGGTCGGCTTTACCGACGACGGCGCGCTTGTGATGCCGCTCGACGGCCTCGCCGGTTTGTCGAATATCACGCAGGTGCACGGGTGCGGCCTCACGTGGGGGCGCTTCGATCCGCTCGATCTGCTGGGCCGCGCCGTTGACGGGCTCGGTCGACCGCTCGACGGCGGCCGCGTGTTGCGTGAGGCGAGTGGCGCCGCGCAAGGCGGCGCAGCGCTCGCCAGCATCAACCCGCTCGAGCGGCCGGTGATCGCGAAGCCGTTTGCGACCGGCGTGCGCGCGATCGATGCGCTGCTCACGTGCGGCGTGGGACAGCGCGTCGGCATCTTCGCGCCGGCGGGCGGCGGTAAAAGCACGCTGATGGGGATGATCGCGAACGGCGCCGATGTCGATGCGATCGTCGTCGCGCTGATCGGCGAGCGGGGGCGCGAAGTGTCGGAGTTCATACACGATCATTTGTCGGACCGGCGCGATTCGTCGGTGGTCGTGGCATCGACGTCCGAGCGGCCTGCCGCGGAACGGCTCAAAGCCGCTGAACTCGCCTGCGAGGTCGCGAGCGGTTTGCGCGCGAGCGGGCGCCGCGTGCTGCTGCTATTCGATTCGCTGACACGCTATGCGCGAGCGTTACGCGAGGTCGGCCTTGCAGTCGGCGAGCCGCCCGTGCGGCGCGGCTATCCGCCTCGCGTGTTCGCCGAGCTGCCGAAGCTGATCGAATCGGCGGGATTGACGCATGAAGGCAGCGTGACCGCGTTCTTCACGGTGCTCGCCGAAGACGAAGAGCTGTCCGATCCGATCGCCGAAGAAGCGCGCTCGCTGCTCGACGGGCATATCCAGTTGTCGAGCAAGCTCGGCGGCGCTGGGCACTATCCGGCGATCGACATCCTGAAGAGCAAGAGCCGCGTGATGACGCGCGTGACCGACGTCGCGCATCGTCAGGATGCGGATCGCGTGCGCGGGTGGATGAGCCGTTACCAGGAACTGGAACTGCTGCTGCAGATCGGCGAATACCAGCGCGGCAGCGACGCGGCGAGTGATATGGCGATCGACCGGTATCCGGAGATTGTGCGGTTTCTGCGCCAGCGCTATGACGAGCAGTGCGAGGTCGGGCAGACTCGTTCGATGCTGCGTGCGCTTTGCGGCGCCGCGCCGGCGCGATGA
- a CDS encoding flagellar biosynthesis protein FlhA — translation MQNRSIMGRVDIPGLLARHADVTVGLGIVFVLALLILPVPAFMLDFFICVSFCASFVMLSTTIYVTKAAELSSFPSLLLVTTLLRLALAIASTKMILLYAHAGDIIGAFGEMVVGGNVAVGIVVFVVLSVIQFIVVAKGADRVAEVSARFTLDGIPGRQMSIDADLRNGLIAPGDAGRLRAELERETYFYGSLDGAMKFVKGDAVAGLVVALVNIVGGLTVGIAQRGMSFGDALHTYTILTVGDGLVSQIPSLVVSIAAGLLVTRVSSGGPPTNLGGDIFRQLSLHPKALAMAGVGSLALGAIPGFPHLQFALVGGSLIGLSVLMMRQTTNRERMQRPFMPAMTRDGGNYTQRILDDVELGTSAILRLRMGSKAYAALHPRRFDAQLGRMRRELMTRLGLPFPGLALQHDARLDEARYIVDIEEVPFASGTLVANHVLVSGDDTQIMMEGVAGYSPNAPKAVWVSAADAAALDDARLGKASAEEALCAHLADVCEQNAAECMGTQEARFLMNQISIEFRELANQIDQLVGPVLLASVLRRLLEEHVPIRNLRAIAEACIRIPDGERTVDRMVREARIALGSRLARRHADLDTWRIDAAVIDPSWEAELEDQIRSGPDGEPYCMPGVHELERLQRAFADAYQQGVRLLVTTAVLRPHVRRHLKTFGIRIETLAIEEIPLDTFSVRTVLTLSPN, via the coding sequence ATGCAAAACCGTTCGATAATGGGCCGCGTCGATATTCCCGGGCTGCTTGCCCGCCATGCCGACGTCACTGTCGGGCTCGGTATTGTGTTTGTGCTTGCGCTGCTGATCCTGCCGGTTCCGGCATTCATGCTCGACTTCTTTATCTGCGTGAGCTTCTGCGCGAGCTTCGTGATGCTGAGCACGACGATCTACGTGACGAAGGCCGCCGAGCTGTCGAGCTTTCCGTCGCTGCTGCTCGTCACGACGCTGCTGCGACTCGCGCTCGCGATCGCCTCGACGAAGATGATCCTGCTTTACGCGCATGCCGGCGACATCATCGGCGCGTTCGGCGAAATGGTGGTCGGCGGTAATGTGGCGGTGGGCATCGTCGTGTTCGTCGTGCTCTCCGTCATTCAGTTCATCGTCGTGGCGAAGGGCGCGGACCGCGTCGCCGAGGTGTCTGCGCGCTTTACGCTCGATGGCATTCCGGGCCGGCAGATGAGCATCGACGCGGATTTGCGCAACGGCCTGATCGCACCCGGCGACGCGGGACGGTTGCGCGCCGAACTCGAGCGCGAGACCTATTTCTACGGCTCGCTCGATGGCGCGATGAAGTTCGTCAAGGGCGACGCGGTGGCGGGGCTCGTCGTCGCGCTAGTCAATATTGTCGGCGGTCTGACGGTGGGGATCGCGCAGCGCGGCATGTCGTTTGGCGACGCGTTGCATACGTACACCATTCTCACGGTCGGCGATGGACTCGTCTCGCAGATCCCGTCGCTGGTCGTGTCGATCGCCGCGGGCCTGCTCGTGACCCGGGTCTCGTCGGGCGGTCCGCCGACCAACCTCGGCGGCGATATCTTCCGTCAGCTCTCGTTGCATCCGAAAGCACTCGCGATGGCCGGCGTCGGCAGTCTGGCGCTTGGCGCAATACCGGGTTTTCCGCATCTGCAGTTCGCTCTGGTGGGCGGATCACTGATCGGCCTGTCGGTTCTGATGATGCGTCAGACGACCAACCGCGAGCGCATGCAGCGGCCGTTTATGCCGGCCATGACGCGCGACGGCGGCAACTATACGCAGCGGATACTCGACGACGTGGAACTTGGCACGAGCGCGATATTGCGTCTGCGCATGGGCAGCAAGGCGTACGCAGCGCTGCATCCGCGGCGCTTCGATGCGCAGCTAGGCCGGATGCGCCGCGAACTGATGACGCGGCTCGGCCTGCCGTTTCCGGGCCTTGCGCTGCAGCACGATGCGCGGCTCGACGAAGCGCGCTACATCGTCGATATCGAAGAGGTGCCGTTTGCGAGCGGCACCCTGGTGGCGAACCACGTGCTCGTAAGCGGCGACGATACGCAGATCATGATGGAAGGCGTCGCCGGTTATAGTCCGAACGCGCCGAAGGCCGTCTGGGTCAGCGCCGCCGACGCGGCGGCACTCGACGATGCAAGGCTCGGCAAGGCAAGCGCTGAAGAAGCGTTATGCGCGCATCTGGCCGATGTGTGCGAACAGAATGCGGCCGAGTGCATGGGTACGCAGGAGGCGCGCTTCCTGATGAATCAGATCAGCATCGAATTCCGCGAACTGGCGAACCAGATCGACCAGTTGGTGGGGCCCGTGCTGCTGGCGAGCGTGCTGCGCCGGCTGCTCGAAGAGCATGTGCCGATCCGCAATCTGCGCGCGATCGCGGAGGCCTGCATCCGGATTCCGGACGGCGAGCGCACGGTCGACAGGATGGTCCGCGAAGCGCGTATCGCGCTCGGGTCCCGGCTTGCGCGCCGTCATGCGGACCTTGACACATGGCGGATCGATGCCGCGGTGATCGATCCGTCGTGGGAGGCGGAACTCGAAGACCAGATTCGCAGCGGCCCCGATGGCGAACCGTACTGCATGCCAGGTGTCCACGAACTCGAACGCCTGCAGCGCGCATTCGCCGACGCTTACCAGCAAGGTGTGCGGCTGCTGGTGACGACGGCGGTCCTGCGGCCGCATGTGCGCCGCCATCTGAAGACATTCGGCATTCGCATCGAGACACTGGCGATCGAGGAAATCCCGCTCGATACGTTTAGCGTGCGCACCGTGCTCACCCTGTCACCGAACTGA
- a CDS encoding EscU/YscU/HrcU family type III secretion system export apparatus switch protein: MSDKTEAPTPQRLTKAVKDGDVAKSAHATVAASGLIWWLFLVVESPHFYQLFQTLIRDVVDIDQTRPFAELLAQVMSSLTALLPATLVTLGAGVLAAVLPEFAQTRGALAWKKAAPDLKRLNPVSGLKNIFSSRVLVDTLIALMQFTILLAVFWYAFVKWCAQLIPSYTLQLPMLLADISISGASLLAMMAASQLVPAAVDFGMQYVLWKRRLRMDKEEIKREYRDSEGDPHTKGRRRAMHQELSR; this comes from the coding sequence ATGAGCGATAAAACCGAAGCGCCAACCCCGCAGCGATTGACCAAGGCCGTCAAGGACGGCGACGTCGCGAAGAGCGCACATGCGACCGTCGCCGCAAGCGGGCTGATCTGGTGGCTCTTCCTTGTCGTCGAGTCACCGCATTTCTACCAGCTTTTTCAAACATTGATTCGCGATGTGGTCGATATCGATCAGACGCGACCGTTTGCGGAGTTACTGGCTCAAGTGATGTCGTCGCTTACCGCTTTGCTGCCGGCCACCCTGGTCACGCTCGGCGCCGGCGTACTCGCTGCCGTGCTGCCGGAATTCGCGCAGACGCGTGGTGCGCTCGCATGGAAAAAGGCGGCGCCCGATCTCAAGCGTTTGAATCCGGTGTCGGGCCTGAAAAACATTTTCAGCTCGCGCGTGCTGGTCGATACGCTGATTGCCCTCATGCAGTTCACGATTCTGCTCGCCGTCTTCTGGTACGCGTTCGTCAAATGGTGCGCGCAGCTGATTCCTTCATACACGCTGCAACTGCCGATGCTGCTCGCTGACATCAGCATCTCGGGCGCGTCGCTGCTCGCGATGATGGCTGCGTCTCAACTGGTGCCGGCCGCCGTCGATTTCGGTATGCAGTACGTGCTATGGAAGCGGCGCTTGCGGATGGACAAGGAAGAAATCAAGCGCGAATACCGCGACAGCGAAGGCGACCCTCACACGAAGGGCCGGCGCCGCGCGATGCATCAGGAATTGAGCCGCTGA
- a CDS encoding EscT/YscT/HrcT family type III secretion system export apparatus protein, whose product MNVFGYLEGLAFCSIRPAVALSLVPFAFGDSLGTKLRVPLVLLFAVLPLKVGAPAPLIPAALFEALVGLALGLLLAVVFHVASSAGALLDQQGGYSIAAVYDPNFQQEAALFETLFTQFAALTLFTGPGLQFVCGFFADAWAICPPGTAHVNLTEVFRQISVDHFASAFAEGIRLAMPLIGLMVMVDISLGVMSRHVKRLNPFTTARTVKAMVISFAAMSCVPVFIERLSVIFRQSLILR is encoded by the coding sequence ATGAACGTATTCGGTTATCTCGAAGGGCTCGCGTTCTGCTCGATCCGTCCCGCCGTTGCGCTCAGCCTCGTGCCGTTCGCTTTCGGCGATTCGCTCGGCACGAAGCTGCGCGTGCCGCTCGTGCTGCTGTTCGCGGTGCTGCCGCTCAAAGTGGGAGCGCCGGCACCGCTGATTCCGGCGGCCCTGTTCGAGGCGCTGGTGGGGCTTGCGCTTGGCCTGCTGCTGGCCGTGGTCTTTCACGTCGCGTCGAGCGCGGGCGCGCTGCTCGATCAGCAGGGCGGCTATTCAATCGCGGCGGTCTACGACCCGAACTTCCAGCAGGAAGCCGCGCTGTTCGAAACCCTGTTCACGCAGTTTGCCGCGCTCACGCTTTTCACGGGCCCGGGGCTGCAGTTCGTGTGCGGATTCTTCGCCGACGCGTGGGCGATCTGCCCGCCCGGCACAGCCCATGTGAACCTGACCGAGGTGTTCCGGCAGATCTCCGTTGACCACTTCGCGAGCGCATTTGCCGAAGGCATACGACTCGCGATGCCGCTGATCGGTCTGATGGTGATGGTCGATATATCGCTTGGCGTGATGTCGCGGCATGTGAAGCGGCTCAATCCGTTTACGACCGCACGCACGGTGAAAGCGATGGTCATCTCGTTCGCCGCGATGTCCTGCGTGCCCGTCTTCATCGAGCGGCTGTCCGTCATTTTCCGGCAGAGTCTGATTCTGCGATGA
- the sctS gene encoding type III secretion system export apparatus subunit SctS — MNSFPSLTSLSSDALLLVFWLSLPALAVATGIGLLLGLVQSILQIQDQSLPYGAKIIGVGITLIVTAPWASREVTRFLEHVFTFVAAGRMH; from the coding sequence ATGAATTCCTTTCCGTCGCTTACGTCACTGTCCAGTGACGCGCTGTTGCTCGTGTTCTGGCTGTCGCTGCCCGCGCTCGCAGTCGCCACGGGCATTGGTCTGTTGCTGGGCCTCGTGCAGTCCATCCTGCAGATCCAGGACCAGAGCCTTCCGTACGGCGCGAAGATCATCGGGGTCGGCATCACGCTGATTGTCACGGCGCCGTGGGCCAGCCGCGAAGTGACGCGCTTTCTCGAGCACGTCTTTACGTTCGTCGCCGCCGGGCGCATGCATTGA
- the sctR gene encoding type III secretion system export apparatus subunit SctR: protein MNSQSLDPISLVGLVTVLGLMPFLVVMVTSFTKFSIVLTLLRSALGVQQAPGNTAIAGLAMAATLVVMAPVMSKIGAELSIEERMESGTMPGIAETLRAVRGPLGEFLFAHSRPSERAFLVNATKRIDPERDAQETDFSLLIPAFLISEISSGFEAGFLLYIAFLVIDLVVANVLTAMGMMMLSPSTVSIPLKLFVLVSVSGISRLMHGLIVSYIK, encoded by the coding sequence ATGAACTCGCAGTCGCTCGACCCGATCTCGCTTGTCGGGCTCGTGACGGTGCTCGGCCTGATGCCGTTCCTTGTGGTGATGGTCACGTCGTTCACGAAGTTCAGCATCGTGCTGACGCTGTTGCGCTCGGCGCTCGGCGTGCAGCAGGCGCCGGGCAATACGGCGATCGCGGGCCTTGCGATGGCGGCGACGCTTGTCGTGATGGCGCCGGTGATGTCGAAGATCGGCGCTGAACTGTCGATCGAAGAACGAATGGAAAGCGGCACGATGCCGGGCATTGCCGAGACACTGAGAGCGGTGCGCGGCCCGCTCGGCGAGTTCCTGTTCGCGCATTCGCGTCCATCGGAACGCGCGTTCCTCGTGAACGCGACGAAGCGCATCGATCCGGAGCGCGACGCGCAGGAAACCGATTTTTCGCTGCTGATTCCCGCCTTTCTGATCAGCGAAATTTCGAGCGGATTCGAAGCGGGTTTCCTGCTTTACATCGCATTCCTCGTGATCGATCTCGTCGTGGCCAATGTGCTGACCGCGATGGGCATGATGATGCTGTCGCCGAGCACGGTATCGATCCCACTCAAACTGTTCGTGCTGGTCTCGGTGTCGGGCATATCGCGGCTTATGCACGGGTTGATTGTCAGCTACATCAAATGA
- a CDS encoding FliM/FliN family flagellar motor switch protein, with protein sequence MNPWIGMQRVTQADVERRNLAALHFGAPYPVSVGVRRYVLQFDESRQRYPLRLTGRASGQPFALDCDARALLPELPAHPLPRDNAETCAMIEDALEDWLSALEGAFGFSFELQNVSFDAVPPSGAYGMSLTHPQSGRTAHFSFHCEAVDQWLRSNAAPASHESGALIRHLRVPVRLCMAGPSFSLARLRKIRPGDALLLDRASYHLRVPLRHGARRILLNLSGEQILVDRPMIDDDRDQLEMTSEFIAIDALTFAFDAVLGTVSLSVQELADLRTGSILSLQIPVRERAVTLLCQGVPFARGELIDIDDALGVRITDMTRAASPDSGS encoded by the coding sequence GTGAATCCCTGGATCGGTATGCAACGGGTGACACAGGCCGACGTGGAACGCCGTAACCTCGCGGCGCTGCATTTCGGCGCGCCGTACCCCGTGAGTGTCGGTGTGCGCCGCTATGTGCTGCAGTTCGACGAGAGCCGGCAGCGTTATCCCTTGAGGCTAACCGGGCGCGCGTCCGGACAACCCTTCGCGCTCGATTGTGATGCGCGCGCCTTGCTGCCCGAATTGCCGGCCCATCCGTTGCCGCGCGATAACGCTGAAACGTGCGCGATGATCGAGGACGCATTGGAGGACTGGTTATCCGCCCTCGAAGGCGCGTTCGGATTTTCATTCGAGCTGCAAAACGTGTCGTTCGATGCGGTTCCACCGAGCGGTGCGTATGGCATGTCGCTCACGCATCCGCAAAGCGGGCGGACCGCGCATTTCTCGTTTCATTGCGAAGCGGTCGATCAATGGCTGCGCAGCAATGCCGCGCCCGCTTCACATGAATCCGGCGCGCTGATTCGGCATTTGCGCGTACCGGTGCGGTTATGCATGGCCGGCCCCTCGTTTTCGCTTGCGCGCTTGCGCAAGATCAGGCCCGGCGACGCGTTGCTGCTCGACCGCGCGTCATATCACCTGCGCGTGCCGTTGCGCCATGGCGCGCGCCGCATCTTGCTGAATTTATCCGGAGAGCAGATTTTGGTAGACCGCCCGATGATCGACGACGATAGGGATCAACTGGAAATGACGAGCGAATTCATCGCCATCGATGCGCTGACGTTCGCGTTCGACGCGGTGCTCGGTACGGTCTCGCTGTCCGTTCAGGAGCTCGCGGATTTGCGCACCGGATCGATCCTGTCGCTGCAGATTCCGGTGCGCGAGCGCGCCGTCACGCTGCTATGCCAGGGCGTGCCGTTCGCGCGGGGCGAACTGATCGATATCGACGATGCACTCGGTGTGCGCATTACCGACATGACACGTGCGGCAAGTCCGGACTCAGGTTCATGA